A window of the Lactuca sativa cultivar Salinas chromosome 7, Lsat_Salinas_v11, whole genome shotgun sequence genome harbors these coding sequences:
- the LOC111921531 gene encoding protein yippee-like At5g53940 isoform X1, whose translation MGRIFLVELEGRTYKCKFCKTNLALAESVISRVMICGFHCRRGKAYLFSNVVNVTAGPIEERMMLSGIHTVTDIFCVCCGQIVGWKYETAHEQSQKYKEGKFVLERGRIMDGLDSEFYIDTRPSSSDAEEA comes from the exons ATGGGTCGGATATTTCTGGTGGAGTTGGAGGGAAGAACTTACAAATGCAAGTTCTGCAAAACAAATCTTGCCCTCGCCGAGAGTGTCATCTCCCGGGTAATGATTTGC ggttttcattgtCGCAGAGGAAAAGCATACCTTTTCAGCAACGT GGTGAACGTGACAGCTGGACCTATTGAGGAAAGGATGATGCTTTCAGGAATTCATACAGTTACAGATATATTTTGTGTATGTTGTGGACAAATTGTTGGTTGGAAATAT GAGACAGCACATGAACAATCTCAGAAGTATAAAGAAGGGAAATTTGTTCTTGAAAG AGGAAGGATAATGGATGGTCTTGATTCAGAATTTTACATTGATACTCGTCCAAGTTCAAGTGATGCTGAAGAAGCCTAA
- the LOC111921531 gene encoding protein yippee-like At5g53940 isoform X2, which produces MGRIFLVELEGRTYKCKFCKTNLALAESVISRGFHCRRGKAYLFSNVVNVTAGPIEERMMLSGIHTVTDIFCVCCGQIVGWKYETAHEQSQKYKEGKFVLERGRIMDGLDSEFYIDTRPSSSDAEEA; this is translated from the exons ATGGGTCGGATATTTCTGGTGGAGTTGGAGGGAAGAACTTACAAATGCAAGTTCTGCAAAACAAATCTTGCCCTCGCCGAGAGTGTCATCTCCCGG ggttttcattgtCGCAGAGGAAAAGCATACCTTTTCAGCAACGT GGTGAACGTGACAGCTGGACCTATTGAGGAAAGGATGATGCTTTCAGGAATTCATACAGTTACAGATATATTTTGTGTATGTTGTGGACAAATTGTTGGTTGGAAATAT GAGACAGCACATGAACAATCTCAGAAGTATAAAGAAGGGAAATTTGTTCTTGAAAG AGGAAGGATAATGGATGGTCTTGATTCAGAATTTTACATTGATACTCGTCCAAGTTCAAGTGATGCTGAAGAAGCCTAA